CGGATAATCGTTGGATACGCTTGCATATGCAGAAGCAAGAATGCTTCCCATTAAAGGTGAAATCAGCATTGCCCCAATAATTACCGCTGTTGAACTCATGTTGAGGCCGACAGATGCAATTACCATTGCACAGACCAATACGCACATATTCGTTCCGGTGACTCGACCCCCATCCAGAAGACGTGTACGTATCTCCTCATTTGATGCCTTATCCTCTGATAATGAGAATGCCTTTTTGATTTTTTCCTTTATTGTTTCATTTCTATATTTATCCATATTCATATTTCCATTTCCTTACCTCTAATGACACATTACACTTAAGAATACTGCCCATCCGAACATCATCTGATGTGTAAATCCCTTGAAAACATTCAGTTCAATAATTTCAATATTATTATCCCTATTAAATAATTAGATGTTAATAATTAATTAAATTAATTGCAACATTTTCACAGGACAAATTTGTGAATATCCAAGTGGGATTTCATGCTAACAATCACCACTATTGAACATGAATTACCTGATGTAGACAAACCGGTTCTACATATTAATATATTAATCAATAATGACATATTATTTAATGTATGAATGATGAAGGCTGGTGAAAATATTAGTGAAATTCCAGATATAAACTTAGAAAAAACTAAAACAGACATTGTTGAATTCATTAAATCCAAAGTTGATGAATCCAAAACTGACGGAATTGTTATTGGTTTAAGCGGAGGAATCGATTCGACCCTTACAGCTTACCTGGCATGCAAAGCCGTTGGAAAAGACAATGTATTTGGAATTATCATGCCATCCACAACTACACCAACAGAAGACAAACTTCACGGAGTCGAAATTGCACAAATTCTGGAAATAGACTATAAGGAAATAGCTATCGACAGTATTTTAAATGAATTCCTGCAAATGACACAACTTGAAGAGAATGATTTGGCTATAGGAAACCTAAAAGCTAGAATCAGAATGTCAATCATTTACTATTTCGCAAATCAGAAAAACTACCTAGTTAGCGGAACAGGCAACAAAAGTGAAATTCTCATCGGTTACTTTACCAAGCACGGGGACGGCGCATGCGATATGGAACCGATTGGAGATTTATACAAAAGTGAAGTTTTCAAATTAAGTGAATATTTAGATGTTCCAGAAGAAATTGTCAAAAAGCCTCCACGTGCAGGTTTATGGGAAAACCAAACCGATGAGGAGGAAATTGGAATGAGCTATGATTTACTTGATCAAGTCCTTTATCTCTACACAGAAAAAGATATGAAAAATACTGAAATAGCTGAAAAATTAAGTATTTCAGTAGATGACGTTGATATGATTATTACAAAAATTATTAGGAGCAAACACAAAAGTAAAGTTCCTGAAATTCCTTTAAAAACAATAGCATAATGGTGATTTAGTGAGCGAAAATATAGAAAAAAAATGGCAAAAAAAGTGGGCTGATGCAAAAATATTTGAATCAAACCCAGATGAAAGGGAAAAACTGTTCCTTACAGTAGCTTTCCCATACCCTAGCGGAGCTATGCATATCGGTCATGGACGTACATATACTGTTCCCGACGTTTATGCAAGATTTAAAAGAATGGAAGGCTATAACGTGCTATTCCCTATGGCTTGGCACGTGACCGGCGCTCCGGTTATCGGTATAGCTGACAGAATTAAAAGAAAAGACCCTTGGACATTGGATTTGTATGAAAGAGTTCATGGAGTTCCAAAAGAAACCTTGCCAAAATTAGAAGAACCAGAATTTATTGTAAAATACTTCTCAACCGAATATCACGAAGTAATGGAAGAAATGGGTTATTCTATTGATTGGAGACGTGAATTCAGAACAATTGACCCAACCTACAAGAAGTTCATCGAATGGCAAATTACCACATTACACGATAAGGGTTTAGTTGCAAAAGGAGAACACCCCGTAAAATACTGTCCAAACTGTGACAATCCAGTTGGAGACCACGATTTGCTTGAAGGCGAAGGAGTGGGTGTCAATGAATTAACCCTTTTAAAATTCCCAATTGAAGATAAAATCCTTGTAACCGCAACATTAAGACCGGAAACCATCGTTGGAGCAACCAACATCTGGTTGAATCCTGATGTTGAATATGTGCTTGTCAATGCAGAAGGAGAAAATTGGGTCATTACAAAAGAAGCTCACTACAATTTACAGCACCAAATTAAAGATTTAGAAATTATCTGCGAAATCAATCCTAACGATTTAATTGGAAAAATGGCTAAAAACCCATTCACTGGCGATGACTTGCCAATCTTCCCGGCCAGTTTTGTAAGCGCATCCTACGGTAGCGGAGTTGTATTCTCAGAACCTGCCGATGCACCGGCAGACTACATTGCACTCCAGGATTTAAAAAATAATGAAGAGCTAATAGCTAAATACAACTTGGAAGGCATTGTTGAAGACGTTCATCCAATCCCAGTATGTACCCTTAAGGGATACGGTGAAATTCCAGCAGCAGACATAATTGAAAGGCTTGGAATCACTGACCAAAACGATGAAAAATTACATGAAGCTACAAATGAATTATACAAGCAGCAACACAGCAAAGGAACAATCATTGAATCAATACCTGAATTTGGAGGCATGAAAGTTCGTTTTGCTCGTGAAGAGTTAAAAGACAAACTAATAGCAGACAATATGGCCACAATAATGTATGACTTCGCTGAAAGGCCAGTCGTATGCAGATGCGGAAACAATTGTGTCGTTAAGATTATGGATAATCAATGG
This sequence is a window from Methanobrevibacter sp.. Protein-coding genes within it:
- a CDS encoding NAD+ synthase, with translation MMKAGENISEIPDINLEKTKTDIVEFIKSKVDESKTDGIVIGLSGGIDSTLTAYLACKAVGKDNVFGIIMPSTTTPTEDKLHGVEIAQILEIDYKEIAIDSILNEFLQMTQLEENDLAIGNLKARIRMSIIYYFANQKNYLVSGTGNKSEILIGYFTKHGDGACDMEPIGDLYKSEVFKLSEYLDVPEEIVKKPPRAGLWENQTDEEEIGMSYDLLDQVLYLYTEKDMKNTEIAEKLSISVDDVDMIITKIIRSKHKSKVPEIPLKTIA